One genomic window of Panicum hallii strain FIL2 chromosome 6, PHallii_v3.1, whole genome shotgun sequence includes the following:
- the LOC112898362 gene encoding L10-interacting MYB domain-containing protein-like has protein sequence MEWTDNYNRIVYELMAEQVRKGNRPNTHLNTLGYNEVSARFFQMTGIELSKTQIKNKWDRLKNDWSIWNKLVRNQTGTGWDNARGVINMDNEWWKKMKMDVPGSGKFKKKPLQNQDFLGEMFGDISNDESDHWNPMSDNPIIPDSQKEFENMDGEGLEEEDNEFMHDWSYREEEDDDVQEVSPVVDNRKRKPRVVLEIPKKPKSSTALQIQEQITKIANSAESFTSRKQAEGVSIKEVMDVVLDCGAEYGSNERDIATQLFVKKEQREIFLTFPTKEIRLNWLKRRYNDKYGN, from the exons ATGGAATGGACGGATAATTATAATCGTATTGTTTATGAGTTAATGGCCGAACAAGTAAGGAAAGGGAATAGGCCAAATACACATCTGAACACTTTAGGTTACAATGAAGTGTCGGCAAGATTTTTCCAAATGACCGGCATCGAGCTATCGAAGACACAAATTAAGAACAAGTGGGATAGGTTGAAGAATGATTGGTCCATTTGGAACAAGTTAGTGCGGAATCAAACCGGAACGGGTTGGGATAATGCAAGAGGAGTGATTAATATGGACAACGAGTGGTGGAAAAAGATGAAAATG GACGTTCCGGGTTCTGGAAAATTCAAGAAGAAACCGTTGCAAAATCAAGACTTCCTTGGAGAAATGTTTGGTGACATTTCTAACGATGAAAGTGATCATTGGAACCCTATGAGTGACAATCCTATTATACCCGATAGCCAAAAAGAGTTTGAAAATATGGATGGAGAAGGACTGGAGGAGGAGGACAACGAGTTTATGCATGATTGGTCATATAGGGAGGAAGAGGATGATGATGTTCAGGAGGTATCACCTGTTGTTGACAATAGAAAAAGAAAACCTCGTGTTGTCCTAGAAATTCCTAAGAAGCCAAAGTCAAGTACAGCTCTTCAAATCCAAGAACAAATCACGAAGATTGCTAATTCAGCCGAGTCTTTTACATCAAGAAAGCAAGCTGAGGGCGTTTCAATCAAAGAAGTAATGGATGTTGTCTTGGATTGTGGGGCAGAATATGGTAGCAATGAGCGTGACATTGCTACCCAATTATTTGTGAAAAAAGAACAAAGGGAAATATTTTTGACTTTCCCTACTAAAGAAATTCGTTTGAACTGGCTTAAAAGAAGGTACAATGACAAGTATGGGAATTGA
- the LOC112898532 gene encoding 60S ribosomal protein L32-1-like — MAVPLLTKKIVKKRVKQFKRPHLDRYKCLKPSWRRPKGIDSRVRRKFKGCTLMPNIGYGSDKSTRHYLPNKFKKFVVHNVSELEVLMMHNRTYCAEIAHNVSTKKRKEIVERAAQLDIVVTNKLARLRSQEDE, encoded by the exons ATGGCGGTGCCGCTGCTGACGAAGAAGATCGTGAAGAAGCGGGTCAAGCAGTTCAAGAGGCCCCACCTCGACCGCTACAAGTGCCTCAAG CCAAGCTGGCGCAGGCCAAAGGGTATTGACTCCCGTGTCAGGAGGAAGTTCAAGGGATGCACCTTGATGCCTAACATTGGGTACGGCTCTGACAAGTCGACCAGGCACTACCTTCCCAACAAGTTCAAGAAGTTTGTGGTGCACAATGTCTCTGAGCTGGAGGTGCTCATGATGCACAACAG GACATACTGCGCCGAGATTGCCCACAACGTCTCAACAAAGAAGCGCAAGGAGATTGTTGAGCGTGCTGCTCAGCTCGACATCGTGGTCACCAACAAGCTCGCCAGGCTCCGCAGCCAGGAGGACGAGTAG
- the LOC112897205 gene encoding auxin-induced in root cultures protein 12-like: protein MAASAMPLLLVLLLASPSATRLASAACASEKFPAGRAYATCEDLPKLGASLHWTYDASKSSLSVAFVAAPAAPGGWVAWGLNPTGEGMAGAQALVALRGSGSAAPAVKTYNISGYALGASSPLEFPATELAADAAGSGGKIRVYGKLQLPKGMKAVNQVWQVGASATGGAPDKHAFGADNLSAKGKLVLAGSKAAAGAPAASPSAAPEAGGPAASGGSDSGAASSMAPSGGKSPNAAASTAGLSAPALLALALVGLLATV, encoded by the coding sequence ATGGCCGCCTCCGCAATGCCGCTGCTCCTGGTCCTCCTGCTGGCGTCGCCGTCGGCCACGCGCCTGGCGTCCGCCGCCTGCGCGAGCGAGAAGTTCCCGGCGGGGCGGGCGTACGCCACCTGTGAGGACCTCCCCAAGCTCGGCGCGTCGCTGCACTGGACCTACGACGCGTCCAAGTCGTCGCTCTCCGTGGCGTTCGTGgcggcgcccgccgcgcccggcGGGTGGGTGGCGTGGGGGCTCAACCCGACCGGCGAGGGCATGGCCGGCGCGCAGGCGCTGGTGGCGCTCAGGGGGTCCGGCTCCGCGGCGCCCGCCGTGAAGACGTACAACATCTCCGGGTACGCGCTGGGCGCCTCGTCCCCGCTCGAGTTCCCGGCCACCGAGCTCGCCGCGGACGccgccggcagcggcggcaaGATCCGGGTGTACGGTAAGCTGCAGCTGCCCAAGGGGATGAAGGCCGTGAACCAGGTGTGGCAGGTCGGGGCCTCCGCCACCGGCGGCGCACCCGACAAGCACGCCTTCGGGGCCGACAACCTCTCCGCCAAGGGCAAGCTCGTCCTCGCCGGCAGCAAGGCCGCCGCgggcgcccccgccgcctcgccctccgccgcgcccgaGGCCGGCGGCCCGGCCGCGTCCGGCGGCAGCGACAGCGGCGCCGCGTCGTCCATGGCGCCGTCCGGCGGGAAGTCCCCAAACGCCGCCGCGTCCACGGCCGGCCTGTccgcgccggcgctcctcgcgCTGGCGCTGGTGGGGCTCTTGGCGACGGTATGA